A single window of Cryptococcus neoformans var. neoformans JEC21 chromosome 3 sequence DNA harbors:
- a CDS encoding ER-associated protein catabolism-related protein, putative — MLLRIRSPAGTARLTVQPETTGEDFAEAILNTIPAADPQPDPATLALSNQPGAAGESVPFHALSGRTVGDMGFSHGDLLFLSYKPRAADPDSHPAMQATAPHPQPAQPDPSHPKTHTDPPMPNTIPLRDLSSVQEPEIDQYWEKQTGKIERKRDPAFCRHGDKAMCDYCMPLEPYDPKFQSEHQIKHLSYHAYLRKLLSSRPPTASSATDLPPLSPTSLSVITPCPTGAHPSFPDGICSTCQPSAVTLQSQPFRMVDHIEFASPSIIEGLLSAWRRTGTQRIAFLIGREDKYEKVPMGIKVIVEAVWEPKQEGELDGLTVETPWSDESRVQEIAKWCDKGLSVVGMIYTDLTPSPDDITKTLYKRHAQSYTASSLEMLLSAAYQLSHPLSTRMSPTGHYSSRFVTCCLTGDKDGGVDILAWQASEHAEAMVKAGIVEASVDPAVVRVRKPGEGEYVPEVFYSYKNEYGLQVKMPAKPTFPVEYLYVNITHGFPLAPSPLFLSNAFPTENRPGLHDQSMQVVITQLAAILKTSDAEIGDAGTWPGRIKKDVEKWLSDWHLVTFLCMQGLFSLKEQQILCRAATAHAHPNDTHALEELFASGGWQTLLTIVDSEASANARSNPPPTSSFNNLGIDSPAFAGPSTESSAPPSGPDSVGAGAGAGAGGGRERVCPHCTFVNEHGGSDCEICGLPLDG, encoded by the exons ATG CTGCTCCGGATCCGCTCGCCCGCGGGGACTGCCCGCCTCACTGTGCAGCCCGAGACGACGGGGGAGGACTTTGCGGAGGCGATCCTCAACACGATCCCCGCCGCAGACCCCCAGCCAGACCCCGCCACGCTCGCACTCAGCAACCAGCCGGGCGCCGCGGGGGAGTCCGTCCCCTTCCACGCCCTCAGCGGCCGCACAGTCGGCGACATGGGTTTCAG CCATGGGGATCTCCTGTTCCTCTCGTACAAGCCACGTGCTGCCGACCCCGACTCGCACCCGGCCATGCAGGCCACAGCGCCGCACCCCCAGCCCGCGCAGCCGGACCCCTCCCACCCAAAGACACACACCGATCCGCCCATGCCAAACACCATCCCGCTCAGAGACCTGTCTTCCGTGCAAGAGCCCGAGATTGATCAGTACTGGGAGAAGCAGACGGGCAAGATTGAGCGGAAGAGGGATCCTGCATTCTGTAGGCACGGCGACAAGGCCATGTGTGATTACTGCATGCCGCTAGAG CCGTACGACCCCAAGTTCCAGTCTGAGCATCAGATCAAGCACCTGTCCTACCATGCATATCTTCGCAagctcctctcctcccgTCCACCCACCGCTTCATCAGCTACCGATCTTCCTCCGCTCTCGCCCACATCTCTATCCGTCATCACACCTTGCCCTACAGGGGCGCACCCTTCATTTCCCGACGGTATCTGCTCCACATGCCAGCCTTCTGCGGTAACCCTCCAATCCCAGCCGTTCAGAATGGTCGACCACATTGAATTCGCTTCGCCGTCCATCATCGAAGGCCTCCTCTCCGCATGGCGTCGTACAGGGACCCAACGGATCGCTTTCCTCATCGGACGAGAAGACAAATATGAAAAGGTCCCAATGGGCATCAAGGTCATCGTCGAAGCTGTGTGGGAGCCAAAGCAGGAAGGCGAACTCGATGGACTGACTGTCGAAACCCCATGGAGCGACGAATCTAGGGTTCAGGAGATTGCGAAATGGTGTGATAAAGGCTTGAGCGTCGTAGGCATGATTTACACTGATCTCACTCCCTCCCCCGACGACATTACTAAAACACTTTACAAACGCCACGCCCAGTCGTACACTGCCTCCTCGCTGGAAATGCTCCTTTCCGCCGCTTATCAGCTCTCCCATCCACTTTCTACCAGAATGTCTCCCACCGGTCATTATTCCTCTCGTTTCGTCACCTGCTGTTTGACGGGTGATAAGGACGGAGGTGTCGACATCTTGGCATGGCAGGCAAGTGAGCATGCCGAAGCCATGGTGAAGGCTGGAATCGTTGAGGCCAGTGTAGACCCCGCGGTTGTGAGAGTCAGGAAgccaggagaaggagagtaTGTCCCGGAAGTGTTTTACAGCTATAAGAATGAGTATGGGCTACAGGTCAAGATGCCTGCAAAGCCCACTTTTCCTGTCGAGTATCTCTACGTCAAT ATCACCCATGGTTTCCCCCTCGCGCCAtcccctcttttcctttccaacGCTTTCCCAACAGAAAACCGTCCCGGGCTGCATGATCAATCCATGCAGGTGGTTATCACGCAACTTGCTGCGATTCTAAAGACTAGCGATGCCGAAATTGGGGATGCCGGCACATGGCCCGGGAGgatcaagaaggatgtCGAGAAATGGTTGAGCGATTGGCATCTGGTGACATTCTTATGCATGCAGGGTCTGTTTTCCTTG AAGGAGCAACAGATTCTTTGTCGAGCTGCTACTGCCCATGCCCATCCGAATGATACCCACGCATTGGAAGAGCTTTTCGCTAGTGGTGGATGGCAGACATTGCTCACCATTGTCGACTCTGAAGCTTCCG ccAATGCTCGTTCCAACCCTCCCCCTACATCATCGTTCAATAACCTCGGGATCGATTCTCCTGCGTTTGCCGGTCCCTCTACCGAGTCGTCTGCACCGCCATCGGGTCCTGATTCAGTTGGGGCAGGAGCAGGGGCAGGGGCAGGTGGTGGTAGGGAGAGGGTTTGTCCCCATTGCACGTTTGTTAATGAGCATGGAGGGAGCGATTGCGAGATTTGTGGATTGCCACTTGACGGTTAA
- a CDS encoding nuclear matrix protein NMP200, putative: MFFCAISGSPPTVPVVSKTSGAVYEKALIERYIEENGTDPISGEALTKDDLVDVKAKPSTIPPRPANQTSIPALLTALQSEYDSIMLESLEIKKAFQSSRQELANALYREDAATRVIARLMKERDEARQALSSIQSTIGFQPPAAAEEPAADVEMAQEGALPADVEAKVMETNQALSSVRKKRKPAPGYKKVDDIKSYTQINHVPSLHATKPAGITALDLAQDGNTVVTGGADKAVQVFDLEASKVLGTLKGHTKAVTHVAFREHEGEPRLAISASADKTVRVWGEDDGKWGARATLSGHKGEINGLAVHPSGSYVAAGSADSTWSLYDLSTAKEVTKYTAIPGIDGSFAYTSFAVHPDGVLHGGGTKDGAVRVWDARQSNSLAATLSSHAKDLSTLSFSENGYYLATSSISGPPTVKIFDLRKLDILSSWTLPEENTIREVKFDPSAQFLSVVGTDARVYANKTWQELVTFEENAGDLVGARFGKLGSEIVLAGMDRTLRVLGKKE; this comes from the exons ATGTTTTTCTGTGCTA TCTCTGGCTCGCCCCCCACCGTCCCCGTCGTCTCCAAGACCTCGGGCGCCGTCTACGAAAAAGCGCTCATCGAGCGTTACATCG AGGAAAACGGCACAGATCCCATCTCCGGCGAAGCCCTCACCAAGGACGATCTCGTCGACGTCAAGGCCA AACCTTCCACCATTCCTCCCCGCCCCGCTAACCAGACATCCATCCCCGCCCTCCTCACCGCCCTGCAGTCCGAGTATGACTCCATCATGCTCGAGTCACTCGAAATCAAAAAGGCTTTCCAAAGCTCTCG GCAAGAACTCGCAAACGCGTTGTACAGGGAGGACGCTGCCACACGAGTCATCGCTaggttgatgaaggagcgGGACGAAGCCAGGCA AGCTTTGTCGTCTATTCAATCTACTATCGGTTTCCAACCGCCAGCCGCGGCTGAGGAGCCTGCAGCAGACGTCGAGATGGCCCAGGAGGGTGCTCTTCCCGCAGACGTCGAGGCCAAGGTCATGGAGACTAACCAGGC ACTCTCTTCCGtgcgaaagaagagaaagccTGCACCTGGCTACAAAAAGGTAGACGATATCAAGTCATACACCCAGATCAACCACGTTCCCTCTTTGCACGCTACCAAGCCCGCTGGTATCACAGCTCTCGATTTGGCTCAAGACGGCAACACGGTCGTCACTGGCGGTGCCGACAAGGCCGTTCAAGTGTTTGACCTTGAAGCTAGCAAGGTGCTTGGCACACTCAAGGGTCACACCAAGGCGGTCACGCATGTCGCTTTCCGCGAACACGAAGGCGAGCCTAGGTTGGCTATCAGCGCCAGTGCTGATAAGACTGTGAGGGTTTGgggagaagacgatggCAAGTGGGGAGCTAGGGCGACGCTTTCAGGCCACAAGGGTGAAATCAATGGACTTGCTGTCCATCCTTCAGGTTCCTatgttgctgctggttcTGCCGATTCCACCTGGAGTTTGTATGATCTCTCCACTGCCAAGGAGGTCACCAAGTACACTGCCATTCCCGGTATCGACGGTTCTTTCGCTTATACTTCATTTGCTGTTCACCCTGATGGAGTGTTGCACGGTGGCGGTACCAAGGACGGCGCCGTTCGGGTCTGGGATGCTCGTCAATCCAACTCTCTCGCCGCCACACTGTCTTCCCACGCCAAGGAcctttccaccctttcATTCTCTGAGAACGGATACTACCTCGCCacctcatccatctctgGTCCCCCTACCGTCAAGATCTTTGACCTTCGTAAACTCGATATTCTCTCGTCCTGGACGTTGCCAGAGGAGAACACGATTCGTGAAGTCAAGTTTGACCCGTCTGCGCAATTCCTCAGCGTGGTGGGTACCGACGCGAGGGTGTACGCCAACAAGACGTGGCAAGAGTTGGTGACGTTTGAGGAGAATGCGGGTGATTTGGTGGGTGCGAGGTTTGGCAAGTTGGGTAGCGAGATTGTGCTCGCCGGCATGGACAGGACGCTGAGAGTcttggggaagaaggagtaa
- a CDS encoding pre-mRNA splicing factor, putative: MDLKNFISDNVVRILGSSDSATVDYVQSLAISSKTPGDLYNSLLSTGMASTPETQAFAAQVHSLVPRKNKTKAPKADKAASGQRFTLLMDEDAESSGSRKEKKKKKEKEKEKEGSRERDVVGVKKARHSRKRDTEGNWDSDEEDKEIKRLRTRSPLPDGDDQAELPLEPEETEEERLERERLEDLRQRDEFAERMKEKDRDRTKRIVEDRTSKALGGVDASRRANLMDDPAAREAAIADLRNRSRQEYLSKRELQQLDLLKMEVEDEKILFRNQKLSRKEERELERKKELIKLMEERKKIDDGTNGYMLPDDYITEQGRLDQKKKKDALYKRYEESKPVEGQFVTDVDQWEAAQQERTDLTTGALDKEILVEDYDYVFDESQEIKFLKEGKMDGTLTAEAQALLDQVDKLEKNAQSIQETRNSLPIYEFRDELLEAIAEHQVLVVVAETGSGKTTQLPQYLYEAGYCKNGMKVGCTQPRRVAAMSVAARVAEEMGVRLGQEVGYSIRFEDMTSDKTALKYMTDGMLLREFLTDPELSTYSALVIDEAHERTLSTDILFGLVKDIARFRPDLRLLISSATLNAQKFADFFDQAPIFDVPGRRFPVDMFYTQQPEANYMHAAVTTILQIHTTQPKGDILLFLTGQDEIEAAEESLKETMYALGDKVPELIIAPIYANLPSEMQSKIFEPTPEGARKVVLATNIAETSITIDGVVYVIDPGFVKQNNYNPKTGMSSLVVEPISRASAQQRAGRAGRVGPGKAFRLYTKWAFKNELLQDTIPEIQRTNLSMVVLMLKSLGINDVLNFDFLDKPPADTIIRSFELLYALGALNHKGELTRLGRRMAEFPVDPMLSKAIINSENYKCTHEVLTIISMLQESGSLLYRPKDKRVHADKAHKNFIKSGGDHFTLLNIFEQWAESNYSQQFCYENFVQFKSLCRVRDIRDQLAQLCDRVEVVIESTPNDVVPVQKAITAGYFYNTARIDRGGGYRTTKNNHSVYLHPSSCLIGMQPPPRFILYYELVLTSKEYMRQCMPIEGSWLSELAPHYFNKSEIDQLMGSASKVKMPKRIEPPKVGPVNS; the protein is encoded by the exons ATGGACCTCAAAAACTTTATCAGCGATAATGTTGTCAGA ATACTCGGATCGTCCGACAGTGCCACCGTCGACTATGTGCAATCCCTAG CAATATCTTCAAAGACGCCAGGCGATTTGTACAACTCGCTATTATCGACTGGAATGGCGAGCACTCCCGAGACTCAAGCGTTCGCTGCCCAAGTCCACTCTCTCGTTCCCCGCAAAAACAAGACTAAAGCACCCAAAGCAGACAAGGCTGCGTCAGGCCAACGATTCACGCTGTTaatggatgaggatgcaGAAAGTAGCGGTAGccggaaagagaagaagaagaagaaggaaaaggaaaaggagaaggaagggtcaagagagagagatgtGGTCGGCGTGAAAAAGGCAAGGCACTCGCGAAAGAGAGATACGGAGGGCAACTGGGATTCCGACGAGGAGGATAAGGAAATAAAGCGCCTGAGGACACGTTCACCGCTTCCCGATGGAGACGACCAAGCTGAATTACCCCTTGAGCCggaagagacggaagaagagcgatTAGAACGAGAACGATTGGAAGATCTGCGTCAGAGGGACGAATTTGCGGAACggatgaaggaaaaggacCGTGATCGTACGAAACGGATTGTTGAGGATCGGACCTCCAAAGCGCTAGGCGGCGTCGATGCGTCAAGACGTGCAAATCTCATGGATGACCCTGCAGCGAGGGAGGCTGCGATCGCCGACCTGCGTAACCGCTCTCGACAAGAGTATCTCTCAAAGCGAGAGTTGCAGCAACTCGATTTACTCaagatggaggtggaagatgagaaaatCTTGTTCAGAAACCAAAAACTGTCCAGAAAAGAGGAACGCGAGttggagagaaagaaggaactTATCAAACTCATGGAagagcggaagaagattgatgaTGGAACCAATGGCTACATGCTTCCCGATGATTACATTACAGAGCAAGGACGTCTGGatcaaaagaaaaagaaggatgccCTGTATAAACGATACGAAGAATCCAAGCCCGTTGAAGGTCAATTCGTCACAGATGTCGATCAGTGGGAGGCCGCTCAGCAAGAAAGGACGGACCTCACAACCGGCGCGTTGGACAAGGAGATTCTGGTGGAGGACTATGACTATGTCTTTGACGAGTCGCAGGAAATCAAGTTTTTGAAAGAGGGTAAGATGGACGGAACCCTGACTGCAGAAGCACAAGCGTTACTGGACCAGGTGGATAAGCTAGAGAAAAATG CTCAATCTATCCAAGAAACCCGAAATTCCCTTCCAATCTACGAGTTCCGAGACGAACTTCTCGAAGCTATCGCCGAACACCAAGTCCTCGTCGTAGTCGCTGAAACCGGATCAGGCAAGACCACCCAGCTCCCTCAATATCTCTACGAGGCTGGTTATTGTAAGAATGGCATGAAGGTTGGGTGTACTCAACCCCGTCGAGTAGCCGCTATGAGTGTCGCAGCGCGTGTGGCtgaggagatgggtgtGAGATTAGGGCAAGAAGTCGGCTATTCTATCCGATTCGAGGATATGACAAGCGACAAGACGGCTCTCAAGTACATGACAGATGGTATGCTGCTCCGAGAGTTCTTAACAGACCCCGAGCTGTCAACGTACTCGGCGTTGGTCATCGATGAGGCGCACGAAAGAACATTGAGTACAGATATCTTATTCGGCCTAGTCAAG GATATCGCTCGATTTCGTCCCGACTTGAGATTACTCATCTCCAGTGCTACCCTCAACGCTCAAAAATTTGCCGACTTTTTCGATCAAGCTCCTATTTTTGACG TGCCCGGGCGTCGTTTCCCCGTTGATATGTTTTACACGCAGCAACCGGAAGCGAACTATATGCACGCCGCTGTCACCACTATCCTACAGATCCATACAACCCAGCCCAAAGGTGATATTCTTTTATTCCTCACAGGTCAAGACGAAATTGAGGCAGCGGAGGAAAGTTTAAAGGAGACAATGTACGCTTTGGGGGACAAGGTGCCAGAGTTGATCATCGCGCCCATCTATGCAAACTTGCCCAGCGAAATGCAAAGCAAGATCTTTGAACCGACCCCTGAAGGTGCCCGAAAA GTTGTGTTGGCCACAAACATTGCTGAAACATCGATTACCATCGATGGTGTGGTATATGTCATTGATCCAGGGTTCGTCAAGCAAAACAACTACAACCCAAAGACCGGCATGTCTTCTCTTGTCGTCGAGCCCATCTCGCGCGCGTCTGCACAACAGCGTGCCGGCCGTGCCGGCAGAGTCGGTCCAGGGAAAGCTTTCCGTCTGTACACAAAGTGGGCGTTCAAGAATGAGCTTTTACAGGATACCATTCCAGAAATCCAACGTACCAACCTCTCCATGGTCGTTCTTATGCTCAAATCCCTTGGCATTAACGATGTTCTCAACTTTGACTTTTTGGATAAGCCGCCAGCAGATACCATCATCAGGTCTTTTGAACTGTTGTACGCATTGGGAGCGTTGAATCACAAGGGAGAATTGACTAgactgggaagaaggatggcagAATTCCCAGTGGACCCCATGTTGTCAAAGGCGATCATCAACAGTGAGAATTACAAGTGTACACATGAA GTTCTCACGATCATTTCAATGCTCCAAGAATCCGGCTCACTGCTTTATCGTCCCAAAGATAAGCGTGTGCATGCTGATAAAGCTCATAAAAACTTTATCAAGTCGGGCGGCGATCATTTTACACtcctcaacatctttgAGCAGTGGGCAGAAAGCAATTATTCTCAGCAGTTTTGCTACGAGAACTTTGTCCAGTTCAAGAGTCTTTGCAGAGTGAGAGATATTAGAGATCAGCTGGCGCAACTTTGTGATAGAGTGGAGGTGGTCATTGAGAGTACGCCGAATGATGTTGTGCCCGTTCAAAAGGCCATTACAGCCGGCTACTTTTACAATACG GCACGTATCGATAGAGGCGGTGGTTATCGAACAACCAAGAATAACCATTCGGTCTACCTgcatccttcatcttgccTCATTGGCATGCAGCCGCCACCGAGGTTTATTTTGTATTACGAATTGGTTCTCACATCCAAAGAGTATATGAGACAGTGTATGCCGATAGAAGGTAGCTGGTTGTCTGAAC TCGCTCCTCATTACTTCAACAAGTCGGAGATCGATCAGCTTATGGGAAGCGCAAGTAAGGTGAAAATGCCAAAGCGGATAGAACCACCGAAAGTTGGACCAGTGAATTCATGA
- a CDS encoding expressed protein gives MAEQTQGQPGGTGIAGSTGQQDYLDKGVDTALNKAGHGQSHSTTEKISDGIRNVFKKATGKDVPIKDKQ, from the exons ATGGCCGAGCAAACTCAAGGACAACCTGGCGGAACTGGAATTGCCGGAAGTACCGGTCAGCAAGACTATCTTG ACAAGGGCGTCGACACCGCTCTCAATAAGGCCGGCCACGGCCAGTCTCATTCTACAACTGAGAAGATCTCTGACGGTATTCGAAA TGTCTTTAAGAAGGCAACCGGCAAGGATGTGCCTATTAAAGACAAGCAGTAA
- a CDS encoding C-4 methyl sterol oxidase, putative: MAAAAAFDLLDKYIPGASDSLTIVNATTAQNTLYPGVDFAALNWLERLWASYYVWVGNPIIATGLMSFLLHEIVYFGRCIPWLIIDAMPYFQKWKLQPNKHVSRAQILKCTKVVLLTHFTCEAPLILAFHPICCLFGMKTYEIPFSSIGLMAAQIAFFFVFEDTFHYWAHRALHYGPLYKHIHKLHHEFSAPIGIAAEYAHPLEVLILAQGTISGPFLYAVFRNDLHILTVYVWITLRLWQAVDAHSGYDFPWSLRHFLPFWAGADHHDFHHATFTSCFSTSFRWWDYYFGTDVKYHAYKARVAAAGVKERAAVEKREMEKLEKEGIIEERAAASHSKRGKKE, encoded by the exons ATGGCCGCTGCAGCCGCCTTTGACCTGCTCGACAAGTACATCCCCGGCGCCTCAGATTCTCTGACCATTGTCAATGCCACCACCGCGCAAAACACCCTCTATCCAGGTGTCGACTTTGCCGCCCTCAACTGGCTCGAGAGATTATGGGCATCCTACTACGTCTGGGTCGGCAACCCCATCATTGCCACCGGCTTGATGAGCTTTTTGCTCCACGAA ATTGTCTATTTTGGACGGTGTATCCCTTGGCTCATCATCGATGCTATGCCCTACTTCCAAAAGTGGAAGCTTCAGCCT AACAAGCACGTCTCTCGCGCGCAAATCCTCAAATGCACCAAGGTCGTTCTTCTCACTCACTTCACCTGTGAAGCTCCCCTTATCCTCGCCTTCCACCCTATCTGTTGCTTGTTCGGAATGAAGACTTACGAAATACCTTTTTCATCTATCGGTCTTATGGCTGCGCAAAtcgcctttttcttcgtctttgaAGACACTTTCCATTACTGGGCTCACAGGGCTTTGCACTATGGTCCTTTGTACAAGCACATTCACAAGCTCCACCACGAGTTCTCTGCTCCTATTGGTATC GCCGCCGAATATGCCCATCCTCTTGAAGTTTTGATCCTCGCGCAAGGAACGATCTCTGGACCATTCTTGTACGCTGTATTCAGGAATGACCTTCACATCCTCACCGTCTACGTTTGGATCACTCTTCGTCTCTGGCAAGCAGTCGACGCTCATTCTGGCTACGACTTCCCTTGGTCTCTCCGAcacttcctccccttctgGGCCGGTGCCGACCACCACGATTTCCACCATGCCACTTTCACTTCATGCTTCTCTACCAGTTTCAGGTGGTGGGATTACTACTTTGGCACTGATGTCAAG TACCACGCTTACAAGGCTCGtgttgctgctgccggTGTCAAGGAACGTGCAGCTGTTGAAAAGCGCGAGATGGAAAAGCTCGAAAAGGAGGGTATCATTGAGGAGCGCGCTGCAGCGTCGCACAGCaagcgggggaagaaggagtag